In a genomic window of Saccharomyces kudriavzevii IFO 1802 strain IFO1802 genome assembly, chromosome: 2:
- the UMP1 gene encoding Ump1p (similar to Saccharomyces cerevisiae UMP1 (YBR173C); ancestral locus Anc_8.586) has translation MNIVPQGNFKSQVSTDQDKTVLSSAVPSLPDTLRQQGGGAVPLSTQLNDRHPLESTLNHWETTQRQRQMEQYRQIFGIAEPIKRTMELEIVNRTDFNPLSTNSSMHHDILLNKDCSIDWEDVYPGSGLQASTMVGDDVHSKIEKQLGL, from the coding sequence ATGAATATCGTCCCACAAGGCAACTTCAAATCCCAGGTCTCTACAGATCAAGACAAGACCGTTCTTTCGTCAGCAGTGCCCTCTTTGCCAGACACGTTGCGCCAACAAGGAGGTGGTGCAGTACCCCTTTCCACACAATTGAATGACCGACACCCGTTGGAATCAACGTTGAATCATTGGGAAACCACACAACGCCAAAGACAAATGGAACAGTATCGACAGATATTCGGTATTGCCGAGCCTATTAAAAGGACGATGGAGTTGGAAATTGTCAATAGAACTGATTTCAACCCTCTTTCAACGAACAGTAGCATGCACCATGACATATTGTTGAACAAGGACTGCAGCATTGATTGGGAGGACGTCTACCCTGGCTCCGGCCTACAAGCCAGCACCATGGTGGGCGATGACGTTCATAGCAAAATCGAAAAACAACTGGGTCTTTGA
- the SWD3 gene encoding Swd3p (similar to Saccharomyces cerevisiae SWD3 (YBR175W); ancestral locus Anc_8.585): MFQFIASVETQDGLKASSAKISPNGQFLAITQGLNILIFDVNKQVISQTLVTSHARPFSELCWSPDGLCLATASDDFSVEIIHLSYGLLHTFVGHTAPVISLTFNRKGNLLFTSSMDESIKIWDTLNGSLMKTISAHSEAVVSVDVPVSDSSILSSGSYDGLIRIFDSGTGHCLKTLTYDKDWKRENGVVPISQVKFSENARYLLVKSLDGVVKIWDCIGGCVVRTFQVQLSEKGVLHHSCGMDFLNPEDGSTPLVISGYENGDIYCWNSDNKDLVQLLDGSLHHHNSPVMSIHCFGNIMCSLALNGDCCLWRWL, encoded by the coding sequence ATGTTCCAATTCATTGCTTCTGTGGAGACACAAGATGGCTTGAAAGCTTCCTCTGCAAAAATATCGCCCAATGGGCAATTCCTTGCTATAACGCAGGGACTTAACATTCTAATATTCGATGTCAACAAACAGGTCATATCACAAACGCTAGTCACGTCACACGCAAGGCCGTTCTCAGAATTATGCTGGTCTCCCGATGGACTGTGTTTAGCGACTGCGTCGGATGACTTCTCTGTGGAAATAATACACTTATCATACGGGCTGCTACACACTTTTGTTGGCCATACGGCGCCTGTGATATCTCTGACGTTCAATAGAAAGGGAAACTTGCTGTTTACGTCCTCAATGGACGAGAGTATCAAGATCTGGGACACTTTGAATGGCTCGTTGATGAAAACGATATCTGCGCATTCGGAAGCAGTTGTGTCCGTGGATGTGCCCGTAAGTGATTCTTCTATTTTGAGTTCAGGTTCGTATGACGGGCTCATACGGATCTTTGACTCAGGTACTGGACATTGTTTGAAGACGTTGACCTACGATAAGGACTGGAAAAGGGAGAATGGTGTGGTGCCTATCTCCCAGGttaaattttcagaaaacGCAAGGTATCTCCTGGTGAAATCGCTGGACGGTGTAGTAAAAATATGGGACTGCATCGGAGGTTGCGTGGTACGAACTTTTCAAGTCCAGCTTTCTGAGAAGGGTGTCCTGCACCATTCTTGCGGTATGGATTTCTTAAATCCTGAGGATGGATCCACTCCATTAGTGATCAGCGGTTACGAAAATGGCGATATTTACTGTTGGAACTCGGATAATAAAGATCTCGTTCAACTGCTAGATGGGTCTCTACATCATCATAATAGTCCTGTCATGAGCATACACTGCTTCGGTAATATCATGTGTTCTCTAGCATTGAATGGAGATTGCTGTTTATGGAGATGGTTGTGA